The DNA region aaaattagggaaaaaacaaaaaaggaaacacctgaaattctgccacccactgataaccactactTAACACTTCGGTAAatattctttcattgttttccagATGATCTCTATAGATATATGCATGTACACATTAAGCAAAGTTCTTCCCTCTCTTTACACTGCAGCTTATCGTGGAAATATACTTATTGAAAAGCTGGAATTAGGATGTTCCTTAATCCTATTGAAAAGGAACCATTCATGCTGTTTggaattgcttttaaattttgatgtaatgAAATTTTTGAGTCAGTTCCGTGTAAGTTGATTAAAGGAATAAAGCAGTGTCATAGATAAATGTCATATGATGTTATTTAAATTTACTGAATATTTGGCTATACAAGTGCCTCTGATCTAAAAATTTagaatacataatataaaataatcacaaaacCAGTGAATTTTGGTTGATCTTCAATTTAGTGGTTTCCCTTTTTCAAATAACTTTGCCAAAAATCTTGAACTAATTGGAACACAATGAAGAGCGCCTTACTTTGAGCCTTCATGCAAAAAACCAATGTGAAGAAGAGCCAGATGTTTggctcaatctttttttttttttttgatgtggaccatttttaatgtctttattgaatttgttacaacattgcttctttttatgttttgtttttttggccccaaggcacgtgggatcttagctccccgaccaggaaaTAAACCCGCAcaccctgcattagaaggtgaagtcttaaccactggactgccagggcagtCCCTGGCTCAGTCTTTTTTGATACATGTCTttcctggggagctggggagccAATTGTTTGAGCTCAGACACAAATGCAAGAGAAGACATATACCAAAAATAGAAAGTCTGTACAATTTAGTgattaagaaaacagaataataaagaaTTAAGTGGACTCAGGAGCTAGATTACCTTGGTCAAATCTTAGTTCTAACactctgtgatcttggacaagttacttagcttctTTGGACCTCTGATCCTTCATttgtatgtaaaatggggattataattgCTCATATAAAGCAGTTAGCCATATACCTGGCAATATGTAATTAAATGACTTTCAGTGACTATTCAAAAAGTGAAAGCAAGTTTGCAGGCACTTTAACTTCATGCTTATAAACAAAAGCAGATCAGTTATTGACATAAACAAACGCTGATTCTCTTAACTGTAACTGAGATTATAGGCTATCTgtgaaatagataaataatttgtATGAATTACTGTTTCAGTACTGAACAGTTAGTGTGTGACTCAATACTAGTTTGTATTGGTCTTAAAGGCAATCTCACCTTGTTGGTGACTCATTTTTATGAAGCACTGAGCACAATTATAATTTGAGACCTAAGTATAATAAGTGATGGAGTAAATTTGGTTTTCATTCTAATAGTTTCTCTCATTTATTGTAACTTAATAATAGACTGTGTAACAGAATCAATAAAAATGCTTAAGAAACGTAATGTTTTTAGAGAGTGACAGTGCTATATACATGCAAAAAGCATTTTGTATGGAAGATGAATAAGATTGTATTTATGTTTGGGGCATTCATGCTATATCTTTGCAAACAGGGAGTTAACTTGATTACAAAGATCATTCCTTATTTGCTCCAGAATTATAGCCAAAGGCCATAAGAAAAGACTATGGTAAGTAATGTTTTCTTAGCTAAGGGAGTCAGTTTACAAacagattgttttccaaaagtTTATTTGTAGTATGTTTAGGAACTTGGGATGGATTTTCCCAGAGAATAAAATGTTCACTAAAAGTGGTGATTAGGTTTCCAAACTAGCTTATAAATCTACTTAATTTTTctgaagaattaaataatatCTGGGGAAAATGACAAGTAGGAAGGTTActtgagggtgtgtgtgtgtgtatgtatgtgtatgtttatgtatgtatccATCGTCAGATAATTAAAAGGGCATATTTTTAGTGTTAATACCAACTCAGCTCTCTGACTTTACAGCTAAGAAAATTGAAGCACCCAAAGATGCTGATTTATTCTAATTAATTCAGCTAGTGATCCAGAGCCATTGCTAGTGTAACTGAACAGCCAGCCTTTACACTACATTGTAAACTTCTGGAGGGCAGAGACTATTTGATATTTCTTAATATCGCTCTCAGTACCACAcatggtaaatgctcagtaaattttttttttttgctttttcttttctttttttttcatattttattcaatACATATAACAATACATATTCAAAGATTTAACAGTAaggagatttttaattttttgcttttctttttaaaaaatttttttaaaaagtaagctgCAGGCTTTGGCTTTGGCTTGGAAAATACCAGGGGAGTGGGGGCCATAAACCTGAGGCTGCTGCCCCTTATCTGCCTTCACGGTACTGTCCCcttctcccagctcctccctgacTCTGTGAGCCAGGCCTCAGACCTTCCAGCTAACCACTTCCCATGAGCCACTACTCCGATGTCAGCCTATAGCCAAAGGAGCTGGATGTCGGGCCTGGTGACCAACGCTTTGCCACCCACTCAGTCAGGGTGCTCCCCACCTGCAGGCAGGCGGCAACACCCTATCTGCTACCATCAGCCCCTTCCAGAgcccactgccccacccctccctgtctAGCCCAGCCATATGCAGCTCTGCCCCATCCAGGGATGCTCTGCTCAGAGATGGGCCAGCAGGGCCGCCCCAGCCCCTCTGGTAGGCAAAGACTCTGGAAACTTCTGGGGTCCTGTGTTCGGCCATGTGATCCCAGGGGTGcagaagggcaggggagggagggccgCACCCCTGCAGTCCTGCTCTGCTGGTCTAATGGGCAGCTgcccaccctaccccaccccgcACTGCAGGCTCCTGAGTTGGCAGATTAAGCATTTTATAAAgtgaaatgctcagtaaatattgattgGAATGTTGAACATTAATTTTTTCTATATAACTCTAATATGACAAACTCTCTAGCTAATTTGGGTTGGGGATCATACACAAAAAAAGCTGGGAAGGTTGCTAGAGAGAGCTTAGTGCATTCTAAAACCTTGTTCTTCCAAATGTGatccatggaccagcagcattggcatcaccAGGGCgtatgttagaaatgcagatgctcaggccccaaagcagacctactgaatcagaatctacatttaaCAAATCCCTGGGTGACTCACATGCACaggaaagtttgagaagtgcAGTTGAAGTTCTTCACAGGGGAGCAGAGGAAGATAATAATTTCTTTAGACTCTTCTTGTTGCCAGTCCAGAAAAGTTGGTTGGTATCtgaagaggcctcaggagaaatggGAGGAGGCAGTAAGTTGCTAAGAGCCACTTTCGTGTTCCAGCTGTTTTCTTAACAAgtagaaattttaacattttgtttttccatggtTGTACATATGAATAATCCAttacttttcatcttttcaaGTTCTGTAAAACTGGACATTTTTGCCTAAACATTCTGAgtgaataaattttttataaatttgttctctTAGGCCTTTTGTATCATTCTACTTCATTAAgtctttaaaagacagaaatatttGTGTAGCTCTGTTTCAAAAACGTTTTTTCTTTGATCAGAACATTGTCATTTAGCCTTGTTTCCTTACAGTTGGAATGTTAAAGAAATCCATCAGGCTGCTGACTATCTCAAAGTGGAAGAGGTGGtcactaaatgtaaaataaagatggaagattttgcttttattgctaATCCCTCTTCTACAGAGATATCTAGTATTACCGGAAACATTGAATTGAATCAACAGACTTGTCTCCTTACTCTACGAGATTATAACAGTCGGGAGAAATCAGAAGGGTCTACAGATTTAGTTCAGGCAAATCCTAAACAAGGGGCTTTAGCAAAGAAGTCATCTCAaactaaaaagaagaagaaggccTTCAACTCCCAGAAAACAGGGCAGAATAAAACAGTGCAATATCCCAGTGACATTTTAGAGAATGCATCAGTTGAAGTATATCTAGATGCAAATAAATTGTCCACACCTGTAATAGAACAAGTTGCACAAAGAAATAATTCAGAACTTGAGTTGACATCAGTTGTGGAAAATACTTTTCCAGCACAAGATATTGTGCAAACTGTTACAGTGAAACGGAAACGTGGAAAATCACAGCCAAACTGTGCTCTGAAAGAACACTCTATGTCTAATATAGCCAGTGTCAAGAACTCTTACGAGCTGGAGAGCTCTGGTGAAGAGCTGGATCAGAGGTATTCCAAGGCCAAACCAATGTGTAACACGTGTGGGAAAGTGTTTTCAGAAGCCAGCAGCTTGCGAAGGCACATGAGAATACATAAAGGAGTCAAACCTTATGTCTGCCACTTGTGTGGAAAGGCATTTACCCAATGTAACCAGCTGAAAACGCATGTAAGAACTCATACAGGTAAGACTGGTTTGTAGAaagtataattgtttttatattgtgACCgaactaatatttttataaacatattaaCATACAGTGTTGACTGTTTGTGACCAAAATTTGGTATATACTTGTATTCATAAAAGTATTGAGCATGTTAGACTTGAAAATGTCTTTGTAATTGTGACCAAGTATTTAATGGCTATTTGTTTTGTTGTAACTGATACTCTGAAGTCCCAGTGTGTGAACTCTTTAAACCATTTTCCCTCACAATTAAAATAAGCATAAATTTAGTTCTACCTTGCTAAATATTTAACAGACAATATATTAAAACTGATAAAAAGTAATTACAACTCAGGCTGATTCTCAGATTTTACCAACACATCTCACCACCTGTTTCTTTGTCGAACTTCtgaacataaattatatatacattccttcCTCAGCCTCTGTATTTACCTTTATTGGTACACTTAGATTTGTGCTTTTTAAGATGCATTATGTATTTCTCTCATTGATCACTTTTCACTATTATGGACTAAGAAACACTAATTTCTTTTAACTCTACTGGTGGTTTCAGTAATCAATCTGGAAGAATATCCTATTTGCTTTTTTACTTCTAGAGTTAATATTTTCTGAATACTGAAACTAGTACTGGTTGATGAACTCTTTTGAAAGCTTGTATGGCTTAAGCAACTAAAACAATATTTCcttctaaatataaattttgtttacttttcttttaggtGAGAAGCCATACAAATGTGAATTGTGTGATAAAGGATTTGCTCAGAAATGCCAGCTCGTCTTCCATAGTCGCATGCATCATGGTGAGGAAAAGCCCTATAAATGTGATGTATGCAATCTACAATTTGCAACTTCTAGCAATCTCAAGATTCAtgcaaggtaaaaataaaaacaaaaaaacagatgtttGATCTTTGAGTCTGTCATTCACTATAGCCTTAAATAGACTATTGTATGAGAATTCAGGACAGTAGAGTTCTAATTGTGGTACCACCACACAGTATTCTTTGTACAGTGAAGGGACCGCAAGGGAGCCATGGTGCCTGGAGGGGAATAGTGAGGGAGGGAAATAAGATCAGAATGGTGTTAGGGTGTCCAGATGGTGAAGGTTTTGTAGGTCATTATAAAGCTTTTACTCTTGAGAATGAGAAGTAAGTGATGTAATCTTGCTTGCATTGTAAGAGGATCACTGTGGATGCTATGTTAAGCAAAAGATTGTAGGATTGCAAGAGTGGAAGCAAAGTTACCAGTTAGGAAGCTATAGATAAAACCCAAGTGAGAGTGACGGTGGTTCAGGTCTGAGAGATAGCAGTGGAAGAGATAAGTGGTAGTCAGATTCTGGATGTATTTTAAAGGTACAACAAACAATTCGCTGCACATTGGGTGTGgggtatgaaagaaaaaaagaagagtagaaTTAAAAATGATTCTCAGGTTTTGAGCCTGAGCATCTGAAAAGATAGAATTACCATTAACTGAAGTGGAGATGTGTGGACAAAGCAGTTTAAGTAGGAGTACAGGAGTTGAGTAGAGTTCTGAtcatgttaaatttgagatgacTATTAGATATCTGAATGGAAACGTGCATTAGATAGTTGGTTATCTAAGTTTGGAAGTCAGGGGACTGGTTTGAGTAGATAGTATTTAAAGTCATAACATTAGATGAGGTCACCAAGAGAATGAAGATGGATAAAAAGGAGATCAAAGGATGGAGTCATAAGGCACACTAACTAAGAGTTCTGGGAGATGGGCAAGTCTCTATAAGTGACTAGGAAGGACCAACCAATATAGGGGCAAACCAGAAGATTGGGCTGTCTTGGAATCCAggtagaggaaatgatttcagaggGAGTAATCATTGTGTCAAATTCTGATGATAGGGAGATTAAGAGTGAGAATTGACTATTGGATTTGGCAAAGTGAGAGGTTAGCAGTGGTTTTGACAAAAGCAGTGTTAGCAGAGGCTAGtagagaagaaatgaaagtagAACCATTGGAGGCTCAAGATTTTACTAAAGGGGAACAGAAAATAGAGGAGCAAGTAAGGtcaggggtcttttttttttaagatgggagaTATTTCAGTATATTTGTATGCTACAATCCAAAGGGGAGGTGAAACTAGATGATATAGGATGGAGGAAATTGCAGAAGTGATCATTGAGTAGGCAAGGAGGATAGTATCTTAAGTATATAAACTGGAGTACTTGGATTCGGAAGAACTGTCATTCTCAGAGTTAAGAAAAGCAAACCCTATAGATACAGATGCCTATAGGTGGAGATTTGTGTGGTAGAAATTTACTTCTGATTCCTTAAATTTTTCTCAGTGAAACAGGAAGCAAGGACATCAGCTGAGAATGAGGATGGGTGAGGAGGTGCTGAAGGTTTGAGGAAAGAGTTTTGAAGAGTGAGTGAATGGACAGACAAAAATAGTTGCCTGCAGTATTATGGGCACACTTGACTACCACATAAGGCTGATGGCAAAACTTTGAACTGTCTCAGAACTAATGTTTTGAAAACCAAAACATTTATTCTTGACAGTATACATTGAAAACTGttgatattaaatacatattgttGATCTgttaagatgaaatgaaataagataCTGCATGAAGAATTTGTATGAAAAATGTTTGCTGTGTGGCATGATCCTTAGATTGTTTTACTTGGCAAcatgtatctttatatttatttactaacAGGAAGCATAGTGGAGAGAAGCCATATGTATGTGATAGGTGCGGACAGCGATTTGCCCAAGCCAGCACATTGACCTATCATGTTCGAAGGCATACGGGAGAAAAGCCTTATGTGTGTGACACCTGTGGGAAGGCATTTGCTGTCTCTAGTTCTCTTATTACTCATTCTCGAAAACATACCGGTAAGGATTTGACACagaggtggcttaaaacaaggaaagttgtaaataaaagaaaaagggaaattgagCCTTTACAAAAAGTAGGTTATAGGCTTTGTAGTTATATATCTGTTGTGTCTGTGCTTCTTGAAGCTTTTTGTGTTTCTGATTTTCACATAAATATTAGATATAAAAGCAGACTTATTTTCTAGAATAATACACAGTGGGTGAAATTTTTTATCATGTAACttatatacattaaaatcagGTAATTTTGACAATATATAAACTTGAGTTAATAAGACATTTTTTATGACCTTAGAAGAACTCCTTAGGGTCTTGAAGCTTCATTTCCCTTGGATAAAACTGTAAAGTTAAGGGGTTGGGGTGAATTTGGGTAGAACGTTGATTTAATAACTTCTTAGGACTTTTTCTACAGACATTGTAAGATTTGCAAATTAAATAGATACTTCAAACCCAAAGTATCAATTTTGAAGCAAAACCTGTTGttcaaaaattttcatttttttgtagggtaattttttaatagatctttccTAAATGATTTTATTCCCCTTTAATAATCTTATAGATAGCAAAAATTGAAATATGGATTGatgaattttcatgtttttaattatataaaaatcagaCTTTTTGCCCACCTCTAGTCTACTAGAAGGATATTTGGAGAAAGTTTTATTATATGAAAAGCATCAGGTTACATGCACAGTGTAAAGTAATTACTAATGTTCATTTAAGTTGGATCACACTGAAAATACCTCTGAAATACAATACAGAgaggttttaatttaaataatattttagaacagCTTACTTTAGATTATTGTAATTGATAAATATTATATTGGTATAGTACACCACTTCGCtatcttttattttccatctagGTGAAAAACCATACATATGTGGTATTTGTGGGAAAAGTTTTATTTCCTCAGGAGAGCTCAACAAACACTTTCGATCCCATACAGGTCTGTGTTTAGGGAGAACgtattattttttgttctctctaatttctttttatgtaaaCCTTGACTTTAAACCATTATGGACTAGATGGTATCTAATCATACTCTAACTGTAGCTATATTTTAATGTATGAAtatcaactttttatttatttttgtttttttagttgtttGGATTATGGATTAAATTTGGTCAAGAATTGTGTAGATTTTCTAAGAACTGTGCCAGATAATCAATGGTTTTTAAATGATTTGGATAAAATTACACAGATAAtaccaaaaaatgaaaaggtataGATAATACCAAGATAATATCAGATCTTCTTATTAAACAATGTTCAGTATGCACGttttaggaatatattttaatattgacATGGTTATTGTAAAAGGTAGTATATAAGTAGtatgaagaaaatatgaaatgcacaaaaaaatttttaaaacaaaggagaaCACCACTTTGAAAATGTactgtacttttttctttctaaaagttaTTTCTTGTAATTCCTATCTAGTGCAGTGTGAGCACCTAGTAGTAAACAGTTAATAAGTTTATTGGCAACTTCTATATCCTCATGTTCCTTACTTTGCATTATAAAGCAATGAACAGTTCTTATTtcaaaagaattataattttgtagtatttttatcCTGtgagtatttttaaaggattttctaATTTATACGCTACCTGAGATAAGAAACCATAATAAcgcatttttcctccagctacatCTCTTAGCCAGAGTCTGGCATATAATTGGCACTcactaaatgtctgatagaaataaaaaagtaagttTTTTTTAGTTTCAAGGTTCTGTTAGTGAAAATGCTCGATTTTTCCTTGAAATAGGTACACTTTGTATTCTAAAGGAAAGGAGTGCCTGTGTATAtagaagttttcatttcactaTATTAGAACCAAGAGATTAAAATGGTAACTTGAAACTAAATTTAAACAATATAATGTTTGCATTGTGTTCGTGAACATTGATATATTTGCCTTAGTAGCTTCTGAAATcctgagattttaattttttaacttgtttttcaGGAGAAAGACCATTTATCTGTGAATTATGTGGAAATTCTTACacagatattaaaaatttaaagaagcaCAAAACAAAAGTCCATTCcggtaaatgctttttttttttttaaatttggtgcTCTCATATTTGTACTGTTCCTTAAAATGCTGAGATACACATTGTAACAGtttatattagatatatatttttaaaaactaggtgCACACATATGAGGAAGGTAGCTTTATAATGTGCAGATGAGTTCACTCTGAATTTGTTTCCATATTGACCTTGTAATAAACATTGCTTGAAATACTTCCTCCTTTAAAaacctgatatatatatatataaagcaattaaactccaataaagatgttaataaataaataaataaataacctgatATATGAACAATTGCAAGAATGAGAGAATACATAAACAACTATATATCACTCTTTCCCATGCTAGAATCTAGGTTAACTGGGGTTTACTGTAGTTATGCGAAGAAAGGAGCATCATGAACGCTAGTCCAAAAATGTATAAGAGGAAATAGGGAAACAGGTATCCCCAAATTGTTATGATGCATGAAATGGAAAGCCAGACTACACAATTTTTAGTCTGTTATTTAAAATGAATCCTTGAGAAAGTTTCACTGTGCTTACTGTTCTGTCATGATTAGAAACAAAACACTAGTCTTCTTCACTGTGTAGAGATGATAGTCTTTGATAGTAAATATAAACATTGTAAGGATTGAGGTAGTGATGTCTGAAAACTTCAGTGAGTCATTAATTCAACAGGCTTTTATTAAATACCTCTAAAGTACACATAActatgcagggtacatgaagttgagcAAGGCATAGTCCTAGTCCTCAGAGAGCTTACCATCTGGTGTGGGAGACCAGAAATCTACATAAATAACTGATTACAACACAAAATACAGGATGTAATAGAGATGCAAGAATACTGAAGAAGAGATTAAGTCCTTCTGAGGTGAGTATTGGAAAGGCTTAATTCTAGGGAAACTGAAAGGTGCAGAAGAGTTCAAAGGGTGGAGATGGGAAAGGGAATGTTCATCCCAGGCAGAGAGAATATTGTGAAGAGAGTCATCGCAACAAGAGAGCGCAGGTTGTATTCTTGGCTGGCTGAACTGAAGAATAGTCTGGCAAAAACAGAAtcataactttaaaaaagcaaatatgcAATTCTGTCTAACAAGGTTAGTGAGATTGAAATCATGTCAGTACTTGGAAGTGAGAAGAGCGTGCGTGGTAAAGCTAGTGGAAAATTTGAAGGGAAAAATGTATCTTTAGTCAGTGGGGTAATTACTCCCTTGAGTAACACAGAACTTCTTacttctgaaaataaatgaaagtgccATACCTCTGAACTTGAACTCACAGAATAATATGAACTACTCATTAATACATTCACTGAATAAACTGGGTACTTACTATGTGTGTAGCACTATAAGGTACTTTGAAGGAATTAGAGAAGTATAATTAGACATTTACTTTGAAGGAATTTATAGCCTGTTGAGCATTCAAGGCACACCTAAGTAGAATGTTACATACCAGTAAGATAGACAGATGTCACAAGGTGGTATATGAAAAACTGACAAATGAGTGATAAAGTAGATAGGAAACAGCTTACCCTGGTCTAGCACAATTAAGTCCATTTTTATAATGGTGCTTAAACCTAATCTTGAGGCCCCGTAATGGATTTGTATAGATAATGCTAAGGGCAAAtcagcaaaaaagaaacagtgtGACTAAAGGTGTGGGGTCGAAATGCAAGTTCTGGGGGTGGTAAATAGATTGAGTCTTCctcatggtttttgttttgtttttaaagatggtGCATTTTTTTACCTTCCATTTCAGGTACAGATAAAATTCTAGATTCCAGTATAGAGGATCATCCCTTGAGTGAACAAGATTCCATACAAAAAAGTCCTTTATCAGAAACTTTGGATGTGAAGCCTTCTGATATGACTTTACCACTAACTCTTCCACTTGGGACTGAGGACCACCACATGCTTCTGCCTGTTACAGATAGTCAGTCTCCTACATCAGATACATTGTTGAGGTCAACTGTGAACGGGTATTCAGAACCACAGTTGATTTTTTTACAACAATTATACTGACTTTGTGAGGAATATGGAATTGCTAAATCGTCTCTGGTAGTAAACATAAACATCTCTGGTAAGGTGCATATATTCATATTAAATTAACCCTTCATTTGAGTTGTGGCCATTATTTTTCATTCACTGAAGTAAAAGCACCTGATGCTGCATCATAACTGTGCAATGCTTATTTTGATGTTTGGCTTTTATGTCTACATTATACACACAGCTTTTAAAGGAATGAATTATACTACAGTAGCACTATTTGGGGTGGATAAGTTTTACTATCTTTTAGAGCTGCCTtaattccatatttattttcattttagaattgcCTTTCATTTACTCAAGTGGAATCTATCAATTTATGATTCACTTACGACCTGTGggatgtgtttattttcttcccctcaaaatttaaacaaaatccaTAATAGTATCAGCCCAAGAGTGGTGCTGTTACTAAGCGCCACAGACCAGTACATaaactatggggaaaaaaaattcgtATCTCTGCCTAAGAAAATTTAGGTACTGAGTAAGAATTGTGCTATTTCTCTATTAATATAGTCCATTGGAGGTAACTTTTCTAATGAAACAAAAAGTGCTTCtcttaaaaactagaaaactatGTATAAATTTTGTTCATTTAGAACTCAGTATTCTGGATAAAACCAATGGTCAGTACTTTTGATTTGAATTATCTGAGACTACATTttcaaagtgaattttaaatagatatttgGTGTTTTTATCTTATTAAAGACAGTTTCAGATTTGATGCAGATTGTTTTAATAGGTTTCTAGATTACTGGAGATGAGGAAAATATACTGAGTTTTGATAATTTTTGATAAGCCTCTCATATTCttatgcactttttaaaatataaaatcctaaaaagaattttctaaataGAAACTTAATGCATAGTATAAAACACTTGTCTTCTGAATTTGATAATTATATTCATAAATAGTTAAGAAATTAACTTCAGTTATAAGTGAACATTTGAGTGATATCAGAAAGTgagtttattaaacattttatacttGAGTTTTCTGTAAGTTtcgagttttacatttttatagattaaaccACAACAGTTCATGGTGGTCGTAGTTTCACAGTAGTCCTTTTCCTTCCTAATGAACTTAGAAAATTCAGATTTATTCTGATATTTACTAccactcttccccctcccattTTTCCCACATATTGATTTATTTCACTGCCTAATCTTTGGACAGTAAATTATCAGTTCCTCAAAGTCAGTTCCTATACTGCTGATCAAACACCATGGTGACATTATTTCCTATTTCTGCCGTGCatcatttgttttctgcttttaaactATACCTGTaacaaaattaatgtattttctatTGGTATTGATTTCTTTAGTTGTATTTTCTCTGGGGTTCCTAGTCATAGGAACCAAGTAGAAGACTTAGTAAAACTAAATTCTTCTAAACTGTACAGatcatcaccattttacagcACATGCAGCATTTTTACAATAAATTGCCACCAGTGGGATTGACTTAATTAAATAGAGTTTGAAATACTGCCTTTGTATAACATACA from Phocoena phocoena chromosome 4, mPhoPho1.1, whole genome shotgun sequence includes:
- the MYNN gene encoding myoneurin isoform X1, whose product is MQYSHHCEHLLERLNKQREAGFLCDCTIVIGEFQFKAHRNVLASFSEYFGAIYRSTSENNVFLDQSQVKADGFQKLLEFIYTGTLNLDSWNVKEIHQAADYLKVEEVVTKCKIKMEDFAFIANPSSTEISSITGNIELNQQTCLLTLRDYNSREKSEGSTDLVQANPKQGALAKKSSQTKKKKKAFNSQKTGQNKTVQYPSDILENASVEVYLDANKLSTPVIEQVAQRNNSELELTSVVENTFPAQDIVQTVTVKRKRGKSQPNCALKEHSMSNIASVKNSYELESSGEELDQRYSKAKPMCNTCGKVFSEASSLRRHMRIHKGVKPYVCHLCGKAFTQCNQLKTHVRTHTGEKPYKCELCDKGFAQKCQLVFHSRMHHGEEKPYKCDVCNLQFATSSNLKIHARKHSGEKPYVCDRCGQRFAQASTLTYHVRRHTGEKPYVCDTCGKAFAVSSSLITHSRKHTGEKPYICGICGKSFISSGELNKHFRSHTGERPFICELCGNSYTDIKNLKKHKTKVHSGTDKILDSSIEDHPLSEQDSIQKSPLSETLDVKPSDMTLPLTLPLGTEDHHMLLPVTDSQSPTSDTLLRSTVNGYSEPQLIFLQQLY
- the MYNN gene encoding myoneurin isoform X2, with product MQYSHHCEHLLERLNKQREAGFLCDCTIVIGEFQFKAHRNVLASFSEYFGAIYRSTSENNVFLDQSQVKADGFQKLLEFIYTGTLNLDSWNVKEIHQAADYLKVEEVVTKCKIKMEDFAFIANPSSTEISSITGNIELNQQTCLLTLRDYNSREKSEGSTDLVQANPKQGALAKKSSQTKKKKKAFNSQKTGQNKTVQYPSDILENASVEVYLDANKLSTPVIEQVAQRNNSELELTSVVENTFPAQDIVQTVTVKRKRGKSQPNCALKEHSMSNIASVKNSYELESSGEELDQRYSKAKPMCNTCGKVFSEASSLRRHMRIHKGVKPYVCHLCGKAFTQCNQLKTHVRTHTGEKPYKCELCDKGFAQKCQLVFHSRMHHGEEKPYKCDVCNLQFATSSNLKIHARKHSGEKPYVCDRCGQRFAQASTLTYHVRRHTGEKPYVCDTCGKAFAVSSSLITHSRKHTGERPFICELCGNSYTDIKNLKKHKTKVHSGTDKILDSSIEDHPLSEQDSIQKSPLSETLDVKPSDMTLPLTLPLGTEDHHMLLPVTDSQSPTSDTLLRSTVNGYSEPQLIFLQQLY
- the MYNN gene encoding myoneurin isoform X3 is translated as MQYSHHCEHLLERLNKQREAGFLCDCTIVIGEFQFKAHRNVLASFSEYFGAIYRSTSENNVFLDQSQVKADGFQKLLEFIYTGTLNLDSWNVKEIHQAADYLKVEEVVTKCKIKMEDFAFIANPSSTEISSITGNIELNQQTCLLTLRDYNSREKSEGSTDLVQANPKQGALAKKSSQTKKKKKAFNSQKTGQNKTVQYPSDILENASVEVYLDANKLSTPVIEQVAQRNNSELELTSVVENTFPAQDIVQTVTVKRKRGKSQPNCALKEHSMSNIASVKNSYELESSGEELDQRYSKAKPMCNTCGKVFSEASSLRRHMRIHKGVKPYVCHLCGKAFTQCNQLKTHVRTHTGEKPYKCELCDKGFAQKCQLVFHSRMHHGEEKPYKCDVCNLQFATSSNLKIHARKHSGEKPYVCDRCGQRFAQASTLTYHVRRHTGEKPYVCDTCGKAFAVSSSLITHSRKHTGEKPYICGICGKSFISSGELNKHFRSHTGTDKILDSSIEDHPLSEQDSIQKSPLSETLDVKPSDMTLPLTLPLGTEDHHMLLPVTDSQSPTSDTLLRSTVNGYSEPQLIFLQQLY